One region of Mesobacillus boroniphilus genomic DNA includes:
- the uvrC gene encoding excinuclease ABC subunit UvrC, with product MNEQIKNKLAILPAQPGCYLMKDRQGTIIYVGKAKVLKNRVRSYFTGSHDGKTLRLVNEIEDFEYIVTSSDMEALLLEINLIKKYDPKYNIMLKDDKSYPFIKLTAERHPKLIITRKVKKDSGKYFGPYPNVQAANETKKLLDRIYPLRKCSTLPDRVCLYYHLGQCLAPCVKDVSKEEYKQITDEISRFLNGGYKDIKEDLTEKMAGAAEELDFERAKEFRDKIAHIEATMEKQKMTTTDFTDRDVFGYAVDKGWMCVQVFFIRQGKLIEREVSMFPIHNEPEEDILTYLGQFYSKNEHFKPREVLVPEGVDLEMAEGLLGVKVLKPQRGKKKELVHLASKNAGIALKEKFSLIERDEERTIKAVENLGEQMGIYTPHRIESFDNSNIQGTDPVSAMIVFIDGKPEKREYRKYKIKSVKGPDDYESMREVVRRRYSRVLKEGLPLPDLIIIDGGKGHIESARDVLENELGLDIPIAGLAKDDKHRTSQLLYGNPLQVIELPRNSQEFYLLQRIQDEVHRFAITFHRQLRGKSAFQSLLDDIPGIGEKRKKVLLKHFGSVKKMREASVEELTAAGLPANVAEELYQKLQN from the coding sequence ATGAACGAGCAGATCAAGAATAAGCTTGCTATTCTTCCTGCGCAGCCAGGATGTTATTTAATGAAGGACAGACAGGGGACCATCATTTACGTAGGGAAAGCCAAGGTATTGAAGAACAGGGTGCGCTCTTATTTTACAGGATCGCATGACGGAAAAACGCTGCGTCTTGTAAATGAAATTGAGGATTTTGAGTATATCGTCACCTCCTCCGATATGGAAGCACTGCTTCTTGAAATCAACCTGATCAAGAAATATGACCCAAAATATAATATCATGCTCAAGGATGATAAATCGTATCCGTTCATCAAGCTGACTGCAGAACGGCATCCAAAGCTGATCATTACGAGAAAGGTAAAGAAGGATAGCGGCAAATATTTTGGGCCGTACCCGAATGTCCAAGCGGCGAATGAAACGAAGAAACTGCTGGACAGGATCTATCCGCTCCGGAAATGCTCGACGCTACCTGACCGTGTTTGCCTTTATTATCATCTGGGACAGTGCCTTGCTCCTTGTGTCAAGGATGTCAGCAAGGAAGAGTATAAACAGATTACGGATGAAATCTCGCGCTTCCTGAATGGAGGCTATAAGGACATAAAGGAAGATTTAACGGAGAAAATGGCTGGGGCTGCCGAGGAATTGGATTTTGAACGGGCAAAGGAATTTCGCGATAAGATTGCCCATATCGAGGCAACAATGGAAAAGCAGAAGATGACAACGACGGATTTTACCGACCGGGATGTGTTTGGCTATGCTGTCGATAAGGGATGGATGTGCGTGCAGGTATTCTTCATCCGCCAGGGCAAACTGATTGAGCGCGAGGTTTCGATGTTCCCGATTCACAATGAACCGGAAGAAGATATCCTGACATACCTGGGGCAATTTTACTCGAAAAATGAGCATTTTAAGCCAAGGGAAGTATTGGTGCCAGAAGGCGTGGACCTCGAAATGGCTGAAGGACTGCTTGGCGTGAAAGTCCTAAAGCCACAGCGCGGCAAGAAAAAAGAACTTGTCCATTTGGCGTCCAAGAATGCCGGTATCGCTCTAAAAGAAAAGTTTTCGTTAATTGAGCGCGATGAGGAACGGACGATTAAAGCTGTTGAAAACCTTGGCGAGCAGATGGGCATTTACACACCTCATCGGATTGAATCTTTCGATAACTCCAATATCCAGGGGACAGACCCGGTTTCGGCAATGATTGTTTTTATCGACGGCAAGCCTGAAAAAAGGGAATACCGCAAATACAAGATCAAATCGGTCAAAGGCCCGGATGATTATGAATCAATGAGAGAAGTCGTAAGGCGCAGGTATTCACGTGTCTTGAAAGAAGGCTTGCCACTGCCAGACTTGATTATCATTGATGGCGGAAAAGGACATATCGAGTCCGCGCGTGATGTCCTGGAGAATGAACTTGGACTGGATATTCCGATTGCCGGCCTGGCTAAGGATGATAAACACAGGACATCCCAGCTATTATATGGTAATCCTTTGCAGGTGATCGAACTGCCGCGGAACAGCCAGGAGTTTTACCTATTGCAAAGAATCCAGGATGAAGTGCATCGGTTCGCGATTACCTTCCATCGCCAGTTAAGGGGCAAAAGTGCCTTTCAGTCACTGCTCGATGATATTCCTGGCATTGGCGAAAAGCGCAAGAAAGTTTTGCTGAAGCATTTTGGATCGGTGAAAAAAATGCGGGAAGCCTCAGTGGAAGAGTTGACCGCTGCCGGCCTTCCAGCCAATGTTGCGGAGGAACTATATCAGAAATTACAGAATTAA
- a CDS encoding FTR1 family iron permease translates to MEVQALLITFREVLEALLIIGIITTYLKRTGNPKYTKYVWLGAGLAVLASIGVAILFQVVFTGFAAMGSEIYLKIGIMIVSTVLLTQMVFWMASHSKDLKGNMEGKMKKFISTGNIVGMVIHSFLVVLREGIETVFFFAAITGGNIGAAMQGWGAITGTLIAVAVSYMFFKGTMKVKLKTFFQITGAFIILISAGLLVQAISMMQDVNMIGSVMYHVYDITWLLPEHPIDYAHYLRDTGVAPLISGDVGIFLKALFGYSSMPSVEEVIAYIGYFAAIFLMTSSRSPKKEKAAENKAAENKQVVLNPQVK, encoded by the coding sequence ATGGAAGTTCAAGCATTATTGATTACTTTTCGTGAAGTATTGGAAGCGTTATTAATCATCGGGATCATCACAACATATTTGAAGAGAACCGGTAATCCTAAGTATACCAAGTATGTATGGCTGGGTGCAGGACTTGCTGTTCTGGCAAGTATCGGAGTTGCGATTTTGTTCCAGGTTGTGTTCACAGGCTTTGCTGCAATGGGCAGTGAGATTTACCTGAAAATTGGAATCATGATTGTTTCTACTGTACTCTTGACCCAGATGGTATTCTGGATGGCGAGCCACAGTAAGGACCTGAAAGGTAATATGGAAGGGAAAATGAAGAAATTCATCTCGACAGGAAACATTGTCGGCATGGTTATCCATTCATTCCTTGTCGTCTTGCGTGAAGGAATCGAAACTGTCTTCTTCTTTGCGGCAATCACAGGTGGTAACATCGGTGCTGCAATGCAAGGATGGGGAGCAATAACAGGTACACTGATTGCTGTTGCCGTCTCTTACATGTTCTTTAAAGGTACGATGAAGGTCAAGCTTAAGACGTTCTTCCAAATCACAGGCGCTTTCATCATTCTGATCTCTGCTGGATTACTAGTGCAGGCCATTTCAATGATGCAGGATGTCAACATGATTGGAAGCGTTATGTACCATGTTTATGATATTACATGGCTATTGCCAGAACACCCGATTGATTATGCGCATTATCTCCGTGACACTGGTGTCGCACCGCTTATCTCTGGTGATGTGGGCATCTTCCTGAAGGCTCTGTTCGGATATTCATCCATGCCTTCGGTTGAAGAAGTCATTGCCTATATCGGATACTTTGCTGCGATCTTCCTGATGACTTCATCACGCAGCCCTAAGAAAGAAAAGGCCGCTGAAAACAAAGCTGCAGAGAATAAGCAAGTAGTATTGAACCCACAAGTTAAATAA
- a CDS encoding glycosyltransferase family 2 protein encodes MSKVIVFLPAYNEEESIGEVIENIPRSFAGADKVEVLVIDDGSTDATVAEAKKAGADHIISFEKNRGLGAAVRTGIEECFQMGADVGVMIDADGEYPAWQIPDIVKPILNGEADYTMGSRFMGTIKGMKFHRRMGNYFFTFLQTLLLRKWLYDGQSGMRAFSRQVLEHAEIIHDYNYAQVLTLNLVRKGFSVLEVPIQYRVRTTGTSFISFKKYMTNVVPAVYREMSRPVSKIVGLDNYQSKNSKNSDNKVTVVKYD; translated from the coding sequence TTGAGTAAAGTTATCGTATTTTTGCCGGCTTACAACGAAGAAGAATCAATTGGTGAAGTAATTGAAAACATTCCACGCAGTTTTGCCGGTGCTGATAAAGTGGAAGTGTTGGTTATTGATGATGGGTCAACGGATGCCACGGTTGCTGAAGCGAAAAAAGCGGGCGCCGACCATATCATAAGCTTTGAAAAAAACCGCGGCCTGGGTGCCGCGGTCCGAACAGGAATTGAAGAGTGCTTCCAAATGGGGGCTGATGTCGGCGTGATGATTGATGCAGATGGAGAATACCCGGCATGGCAAATTCCCGACATTGTCAAACCTATTCTCAATGGAGAAGCGGATTATACAATGGGATCCAGGTTTATGGGCACAATAAAAGGAATGAAATTTCATCGCAGAATGGGGAATTATTTTTTCACCTTTCTGCAAACCTTATTATTGAGAAAATGGCTATATGACGGCCAATCAGGCATGAGGGCATTTTCCAGGCAGGTTCTAGAGCATGCAGAGATCATCCATGATTACAATTATGCTCAAGTATTGACGCTGAACCTTGTCAGAAAAGGGTTCAGTGTACTTGAAGTGCCGATCCAATACCGCGTCAGGACAACTGGCACATCTTTCATTTCATTCAAGAAATATATGACGAATGTCGTGCCGGCAGTTTATCGTGAAATGTCCAGGCCTGTCTCCAAGATTGTTGGTTTGGATAACTATCAATCTAAAAACAGTAAAAATAGTGACAATAAAGTGACGGTTGTTAAATATGATTGA